In Vitis vinifera cultivar Pinot Noir 40024 chromosome 11, ASM3070453v1, a genomic segment contains:
- the LOC100262802 gene encoding uncharacterized protein LOC100262802 isoform X1: MEAWVPLFDIFMNSPSPEFEASLWLQQSFNASSATTITTGSFLSLLTKPCDAVVSDSSSPSTKRVMWVQTLPNVVQSRILSFLALEKQRFCSRDLSRLARNVLSGDGEVEFWVKRGARNLLDQVSESSYEWISSLGLDSGGERVNEEFEAMPDWLKDTVGDSDLLLPWLPISPDELNSGTHFVCCGDDLDELVVDTGDGEERVDVVIEEIEIVQSKNAPLDAEVQNTAAGLKAQILTFESSSKTGGLAVQIHELCLQRGGDSFAILGLIEPWKADDEAASVLISHLSDGSEEELGWPSQVVCSIILPKLLVLEEPASRVLVTATIEYCKLHQRAAVYGLLFPLLLRRGGINNPICDVVVRIIKECLHPAHVSAFFQKLLCEEEHVRSFICLPCHQYLISNELVWTESLFNLLQNILNHNVHLTQDSIDHLVYRVQELAEAFSKSLKFGNFLLCLVTKCSPFLKSYKISLTEAVEHTNTLVTKSILSKLSVL; this comes from the exons ATGGAGGCTTGGGTTCCGCTATTCGACATTTTTATGAACTCCCCATCGCCGGAGTTCGAAGCTTCTCTCTGGTTACAACAATCTTTCAACGCCTCGTCTgccaccaccatcaccaccgGCTCTTTCCTTTCGCTGCTCACAAAACCCTGCGACGCCGTCGTCTCCGACTCATCTTCTCCTTCCACGAAAAG GGTTATGTGGGTGCAAACTCTGCCCAATGTGGTTCAGTCTCGCATTCTGTCGTTTCTTGCTTTGGAGAAACAAAGATTCTGCTCTCGGGATTTGTCTAGGCTTGCTCGGAATGTTTTGAGTGGGGACGGAGAGGTTGAGTTTTGGGTGAAGAGAGGTGCACGGAATCTGCTTGATCAAGTGTCTGAATCGAGCTATGAGTGGATTTCTAGTTTGGGTTTGGACTCTGGTGGAGAAAGAGTGAATGAGGAGTTCGAGGCGATGCCGGATTGGCTCAAGGATACTGTGGGTGATAGTGATTTGCTTCTTCCATGGCTTCCCATATCGCCTGATGAGTTGAATTCGGGAACACATTTTGTTTGTTGCGGGGATGATTTGGATGAATTGGTGGTCGATACTGGGGATGGAGAAGAAAGGGTGGATGTAGTGATAGAGGAAATTGAAATTGTTCAATCCAAAAATGCTCCTTTGGATGCTGAAGTTCAAAATACGGCAGCTGGTTTGAAAGCCCAAATTTTAACCTTTGAATCTAGTTCCAAAACTGGAGGCTTGGCTGTTCAAATTCATGAACTCTGCTTGCAGAGAGGAGGCGACTCCTTTGCAATTCTGGGTCTTATTGAACCTTGGAAAGCCGATGATGAGGCTGCTTCAGTTTTAATTTCTCATCTTTCAGATGGAAGTGAAGAAGAACTTGGTTGGCCCAGCCAAGTTGTCTGCTCAATTATACTTCCCAAATTGTTAGTTCTAGAGGAACCCGCTTCTCGTGTGTTGGTGACTGCAACAATAGAGTACTGCAAGCTCCATCAGAGGGCTGCTGTGTATGGACTCTTGTTTCCTCTACTTCTCCGAAGAGGAGGTATCAACAACCCTATTTGTGATGTGGTTGTGAGGATTATCAAGGAATGCCTACACCCAGCTCATGTTTCTGCCTTTTTCCAGAAGCTACTATGTGAAGAAGAGCATGTGAGGAGTTTCATTTGCCTTCCTTGCCATCAGTATCTAATATCCAATGAATTGGTATGGACAGAATCTTTGTTTAACCTGTTGCAAAACATCTTGAATCATAATGTTCATCTTACCCAGGATTCAATCGATCATCTTGTTTACCGAGTTCAGGAATTGGCTGAAGCCTTTTCCAAGTCTCTGAAGTTTGGgaattttttgttatgtttagtCACCAAATGTTCTCCCTTCTTGAAGTCTTATAAGATTTCATTGACCGAAGCTGTTGAGCATACAAACACTCTAGTGACCAAATCTATATTATCAAAGTTGTCTGTTTTGTAA
- the LOC100262802 gene encoding uncharacterized protein LOC100262802 isoform X2 encodes MEAWVPLFDIFMNSPSPEFEASLWLQQSFNASSATTITTGSFLSLLTKPCDAVVSDSSSPSTKRVMWVQTLPNVVQSRILSFLALEKQRFCSRDLSRLARNVLSGDGEVEFWVKRGARNLLDQVSESSYEWISSLGLDSGGERVNEEFEAMPDWLKDTVGDSDLLLPWLPISPDELNSGTHFVCCGDDLDELVVDTGDGEERVDVVIEEIEIVQSKNAPLDAEVQNTAAGLKAQILTFESSSKTGGLAVQIHELCLQRGGDSFAILGLIEPWKADDEAASVLISHLSDGSEEELGWPSQVVCSIILPKLLVLEEPASRVLVTATIEYCKLHQRAAVYGLLFPLLLRRGGINNPICDVVVRIIKECLHPAHVSAFFQKLLCEEEHVRSFICLPCHQYLISNELVYPCLSCLFRRQSTRTKFRPTYLHAAI; translated from the exons ATGGAGGCTTGGGTTCCGCTATTCGACATTTTTATGAACTCCCCATCGCCGGAGTTCGAAGCTTCTCTCTGGTTACAACAATCTTTCAACGCCTCGTCTgccaccaccatcaccaccgGCTCTTTCCTTTCGCTGCTCACAAAACCCTGCGACGCCGTCGTCTCCGACTCATCTTCTCCTTCCACGAAAAG GGTTATGTGGGTGCAAACTCTGCCCAATGTGGTTCAGTCTCGCATTCTGTCGTTTCTTGCTTTGGAGAAACAAAGATTCTGCTCTCGGGATTTGTCTAGGCTTGCTCGGAATGTTTTGAGTGGGGACGGAGAGGTTGAGTTTTGGGTGAAGAGAGGTGCACGGAATCTGCTTGATCAAGTGTCTGAATCGAGCTATGAGTGGATTTCTAGTTTGGGTTTGGACTCTGGTGGAGAAAGAGTGAATGAGGAGTTCGAGGCGATGCCGGATTGGCTCAAGGATACTGTGGGTGATAGTGATTTGCTTCTTCCATGGCTTCCCATATCGCCTGATGAGTTGAATTCGGGAACACATTTTGTTTGTTGCGGGGATGATTTGGATGAATTGGTGGTCGATACTGGGGATGGAGAAGAAAGGGTGGATGTAGTGATAGAGGAAATTGAAATTGTTCAATCCAAAAATGCTCCTTTGGATGCTGAAGTTCAAAATACGGCAGCTGGTTTGAAAGCCCAAATTTTAACCTTTGAATCTAGTTCCAAAACTGGAGGCTTGGCTGTTCAAATTCATGAACTCTGCTTGCAGAGAGGAGGCGACTCCTTTGCAATTCTGGGTCTTATTGAACCTTGGAAAGCCGATGATGAGGCTGCTTCAGTTTTAATTTCTCATCTTTCAGATGGAAGTGAAGAAGAACTTGGTTGGCCCAGCCAAGTTGTCTGCTCAATTATACTTCCCAAATTGTTAGTTCTAGAGGAACCCGCTTCTCGTGTGTTGGTGACTGCAACAATAGAGTACTGCAAGCTCCATCAGAGGGCTGCTGTGTATGGACTCTTGTTTCCTCTACTTCTCCGAAGAGGAGGTATCAACAACCCTATTTGTGATGTGGTTGTGAGGATTATCAAGGAATGCCTACACCCAGCTCATGTTTCTGCCTTTTTCCAGAAGCTACTATGTGAAGAAGAGCATGTGAGGAGTTTCATTTGCCTTCCTTGCCATCAGTATCTAATATCCAATGAATTG GTCTATCCTTGCTTATCTTGTCTATTTCGTAGACAATCAACTAGAACTAAATTCAGACCAACATATCTGCATGCTgctatatga
- the LOC100257676 gene encoding 1-aminocyclopropane-1-carboxylate oxidase 1 — MVSVPIYSQLIYLFSSSWVRKQEMEVPMIDFDKLDGEKRAETKALLHQACEKWGFFQIDNHGVDKKLMEKVKHLVNTHYEEIMKRSFYESEIAKALEDKETASNIDWESSFFLWHRPTSNIDEFTNISEDLRKTMDEYIAQLFKLAEKLSELMCENLGLEKGYIREAFSGNAGPSVGTKVAKYPQCPRPELVRGLREHTDAGGIILLLQDDQVPGLEFYKDGEWVVIPPSKNNTIFVNTGDQIEVLSNGRYKSTLHRVMADKNGSRLSIATFYNPSGDAIISPAPKLLYPDHFRFQDYLKLYATTKFADKGPRFESMKNMAIGHHSLHA; from the exons ATGGTGTCCGTGCCTATATATTCTCAGCTAATCTACCTGTTCTCATCATCCTGGGTCAGAAAGCAAGAAATGGAGGTCCCTATGATAGACTTTGATAAGCTTGATGGTGAGAAAAGGGCTGAAACAAAGGCTCTTCTCCACCAAGCTTGCGAGAAATGGGGGTTCTTTCAG ATCGACAACCATGGAGTTGACAAGAAGTTGATGGAGAAGGTGAAGCACTTAGTGAATACACACTATGAGGAAATCATGAAGAGGAGCTTTTATGAGTCAGAGATAGCTAAGGCCCTGGAGGATAAAGAAACTGCATCTAATATAGACTGGGAAAGCAGCTTTTTCCTTTGGCATCGACCAACTTCTAACATTGATGAGTTTACAAACATCTCAGAGGATCTTCG CAAAACAATGGATGAGTACATTGCTCAACTGTTCAAGCTGGCAGAGAAGCTTTCTGAGCTCATGTGTGAGAATCTTGGTTTGGAGAAGGGCTACATAAGAGAAGCATTTTCGGGAAATGCAGGGCCTTCAGTAGGGACAAAAGTGGCAAAATACCCTCAATGTCCTCGACCTGAGCTTGTTAGGGGGCTCAGGGAGCACACTGATGCTGGTGGAATCATTCTCTTGCTCCAAGATGATCAAGTTCCAGGCCTTGAATTCTACAAAGATGGAGAATGGGTGGTAATTCCACCTTCCAAGAACAACACCATCTTTGTAAATACAGGTGATCAAATAGAAGTCTTGAGTAATGGAAGGTATAAAAGTACTTTGCATCGTGTCATGGCAGACAAGAATGGAAGCAGACTATCCATTGCTACCTTCTATAACCCTTCCGGTGATGCCATCATTTCACCAGCTCCCAAGCTCTTATATCCAGATCACTTCCGTTTTCAAGATTACCTGAAGCTTTATGCCACAACAAAGTTCGCAGACAAGGGCCCCAGATTTGAATCAATGAAGAACATGGCAATTGGGCATCACAGTCTTCATGCATAG